In the genome of uncultured Pseudomonas sp., the window GCTGCTCACTGGGCGCGGCGCAAGCGGCGCTGGAGCAATCGCTGCGCTATGTCGAGGAGCGCAAACAGTTCGGCAAGCCGCTGAGCGACTTTCAGTCTTTGCAGTTCAAACTGGCCGACATGCTCACTGACCTGACCGCCAGCCGGCAGATGGTGCGTTTGGCCGCACACAAGCTGGACCACGGCCATAGCGAGGCCAGCCTGTATTGCGCCATGGCCAAGCGCTTTGCCACCGACCACTGCTTCACCCTGTGCAACGAGGCGCTGCAACTGCATGGCGGCTACGGTTATCTAAACGACTACCCGCTGGAGCGTTGGGTGCGCGATAGCCGCGTGCATCAGATTCTTGAAGGCACCAACGAAATCATGCGGGTGATCATCGCTCGCCGCCTGCTGGATCAGGGCGGCATGCTCGATCGCCTACTTTAGTTGATCGGAACAAGCGGGACGCTCAGTTCCCCGAACTAAGTACCCACGCAGAGCGTGGGGACCATCGAGTTCTAAGCCCATTGCATAAACGAGGACGCTTATGAGCCACGCCATCGAACCCTACAACCCCGGCATGTTTGATCTGACCCATAAGATCACCGTGGAAAAGCACGGCCACACGGCACTGATCACCATCAACAACCCGCCCGCCAACACCTGGGACCGCGACTCGCTAATCGGTCTCAAGCAACTGGTTGAGCACCTCAACCGCGACGATGACATTTATGCCCTGGTGATTACCGGCCAAGGCGGCAAGTTCTTCAGCGCCGGTGCCGACCTCAAGCTGTTTGCCGATGGTGATAAAGCCCGTGCCCGGAAAATGGCCCGACGCTTCGGTGAAGCCTTCGAAGCCCTGCGCGATTTCCGTGGCGTATCGATTGCGGCCCTCAACGGCTACGCCATGGGCGGCGGCCTGGAGTGCGCCCTGGCCTGCGACATCCGCATTGCCGAACGCCAGGCACAAATGGCCCTGCCAGAAGCCACGGTCGGCCTGTTGCCTTGCGCCGGCGGCACGCAAAACCTCAGCTGGCTAATCGGCGAAGGCTGGGCAAAACGCATGATTCTCTGCGGCGAGCGCCTGGATGCCGAGACCGCCCTGCGCATTGGCCTGGTTGAGCAAGTGGTCGACAGCGGCGAAGCCCGCGGCCATGCCCTGCTGCTGGCCGCCAAGGTCGCACGGCAAAGCCCGGTGGCCGTGCGCACCATCAAGCCACTGATCCAGGGGGCACGTGAACGCAGCCCGAACACCTGGTTGGCAGAAGAACGGGAGCGGTTTGTCGACCTATTCGACGCCGACGACACCCGCGAGGGAGTCAACGCCTTCCTCGAGAAACGCGAGCCGCAGTGGCGCAATAAATAAATCGTCCGTGGGAGTGGCTTTAGCCGAGATAGCAGCCTCTTGCGGCTAAAGCCGCTCCCACAAAACCTATAAAGCCGGCGGAGCTGAACAAGCCGCCTGAGCATCAGGAACACGATGATGAACGTGCAATTTGAAGAGCGCCCCGCGCAACACGGCTACCGCATCGGTATCGCCAGCCTGGATGCCGAAAAGAGCCTGAATGCCCTGTCGCTGCCGATGATCGAGGCACTGGATGCCAAGCTCAAAGATTGGGCCGAAGACCCGGGCATTGCTTGCGTCATGCTGCGCGGCAATGGTCCGAAAGCCTTCTGTGCCGGTGGCGATGTGGTGCAACTGGTGCACCAGTGCCGTGAACATCCAGGCGAAATCCCGCCCTTGGCCCGGCGTTTCTTCGCCGATGAATACCGCCTCGACCACCGCATCCACACCTACCCCAAGCCGTTTATCTGCTGGGCCCACGGCCATGTGCTAGGTGGTGGCATGGGCCTGATGCAGGGCGCCGGTATTCGCATCGTCACCCCAACCAGCCGCCTGGGCATGCCGGAAGTAAACATCGGCCTGTACCCGGATGTCGGCGGCAGCTGGTTCCTCGCCCGCCTCCCCGGCAAGCTCGGCCTGTTTCTCGGTCTCACCGCCAGCAGCATCAACGCCCGCGATGCGCTGGACCTGGACCTCGCCGACCGCGTGCTGCTCGACAGCCAGCAAGACGATCTGCTCGATAGCCTGGCGCAACTCAACTGGCAGGAACAGAGCGCGCAGCAACTGCACAGCCTGCTCAAAGCACTGGAGGATCAGGCTCAGGGAGAACTGCCAGAAGCGCAGTGGCTGCCGCGGCGGGCACGCCTCGACGAGCTGCTCGACAGCGCCGACCTGCCGCATGCCTGGCACGCGATCAGCGCCCTGCAAGAGGATAGCGACCCGCTGCTGGCCCGCGCGGCCAAGACTCTGGCTGGCGGCTGCCCGCTGACCGGGCACCTGGTGTGGGAGCAAATCAAGCGAGCCAAGCAGCTGTCGCTGGCCGAGGTGTTCCGCATGGAGTACGCCATGAGCCTGAACTGCTGCCGTCACCCGGAGTTTCCCGAGGGTGTGCGCTCACGCCTGATCGACAAGGACCACGCGCCACAGTGGCACTGGCCGGATGTGGCCAACATCCCCGACGCAGTGATCGAGGCGCACTTCGCGCCGGCCTGGGACGGCGAACACCCATTGGCGGGGCTATAACCCCCGATTGACCAGCAGCAGCCTGACTCGCTGCTACACATCCCCCTCAGGCAAGGAGAACAACAATGAACAAAATTGCCTTTATCGGCCTCGGCCACATGGGTCTGCCCATGGCGCGCAACCTGCTCAAGGCCGGCTTCAACCTCAGCGTCTTCGACCTAGTGAAGGCCGCCATGGACGAGTTGGCCATGGAAGGTGCACAGCCCGCCAGCAGCGCACTGGATGCCGTACAGGGAGCCAATTTGGTGGTGAGCATGCTGCCCGCCAGCCGCCATGTCGAAGGCCTCTACCTGGGTGATAACGGCCTGTTGGCGGCACTCAAGCCCGGCAGCCTGGTACTGGAGTGCTCAACCATCGCTCCGGAATCCGCCCGCAAGGTGCATCAGGCCGCCCACGAGCGCGGTATTGAACTGCTCGATGCGCCAGTGTCCGGCGGCACGGCCGGCGCAGCAGCCGGCACCCTGACCTTTATGATCGGCGGTGCAGCCGCAACTCTGGAAAAAGCCCGCACAATTTTCGACGCCATGGGCAAGAACATCTTCCACGCCGGCCCCGCCGGTGCCGGCCAAGTGGCCAAGGTGTGCAACAACCAGGTACTGGCGGTACAGATGATCGCCACCGCCGAAGCCATGGCCATGGGCGTGGCCAACGGCCTGGAGCCAGCGGTGCTGGCCGAGATTATGCGCCAGAGCTCAGGCGGCAACTGGACCCTGGAGAAATACAACCCCTGGCCCGGGGTGATGGAAAACGCCCCGGCGTCCAAAGGCTACAGCGGCGGTTTTATGGCCGAACTGATGGCCAAAGACCTCGGCCTGGCCCAAGAGGCTGCCCAAGCCAGCGGCAGCAGCACACCGATGGGCGCACTGGCCCTGCAGCTGTATCGCCTGCTGCTCAAGCAAGGCAAAGGCAAGCAGGACTTCTCGGTGGTGCAGCAACTGTTTGTCGAGTAACCGCGAGGCGCTTCGATGGCCGAGCCAACACCAGACAGCAAAAAGCCGCAGTGAACTGCGGCTTTTTTGAGATCACCTTTACTCAACGCTCACGCAACGCCTCGGCACGAGCACGAATAATCGGTTTGAGCAGGTAGCTGAGCACGCTCTTCTTGCCGGTGATAATGTCCACCGAAGCGACCATCCCAGGAATAATCAGCAACGGATGTTCCTCGCTGCCCAAATGGCTCTTGTTGGTGCGCAGCTTGATCACGTAAAAGCTGTTGCCATCGTCGTCGGTGACCGTATCGGCACCAATCTGCTCCAGCTCGGCCTTGAGCCCGCCGTAGATGGTGTAGTCATAGGCGGTGAACTTGACCATCGCCTCCTGCCCCGGATGCAGAAAAGCAATGTCCTGCGGGCGGATACGCGCCTCGACCAGCAGGTTCTCATCCAGCGGTACGATTTCGACCAAATCGCTACCCGGCTGGATCACCCCGCCGATGGTGTTAACCAACAGTTGCTTGACGATACCGCGCACCGGCGAGGTCACCAGCGTGCGGTTGACCCGATCCTCCAGCGCCTTGCCGGTGGACTGAACCTTACTCAAATCAGTACGGGTCTCGTTAAGCTGAGTCAGCGCCTCACTGCGAAAACGCCCACGTGTTTCGTCAATTTTGCGCTCAACTTCCTTGATCGCCGCCTCGGCTCGCGGCATGGCCAAGGTGGTTGCCTCTAGCTGGCCACGCGCCTCAACTTCAGCGCGTTTCAAGCGTAAGACTTCCACTCGGGAAATCGCGCCTTGGGACACCAAGGGTTCAGATATCTGAATTTCCTGACGCAGCAAACTCAGGCTATTGCGAAATTGCCCCTGCTTGGAGGCGAACTCACGCAGCTCTTGCCGACGCTGGATCAATTGCTCTTGCAAACCGGCCAACTCGTTGCGTAGTTGCGCTTTACGGCTATTGAACAGGGCAATTTCGTTATCCGCCTGGGTGGGCGCTTTTTGCCGTATTTCATCAGTAATCTGCAGCTCGCGCTCCTGCACTTCGGCACTTAGCCGTTCAACGCGCAGCAGCATGGCCAGGCGATCAGCCTCGGTTTCACCCACATTAGAGGCAAATCGGGTGTCATCCAGGCGTAACAACGGTGCACCGGCATCGACAATCTGCCCTTCACGGACAAACAACTCGGCGACGATACCGCCTTCCAGGTTCTGGATTTTTTGCAGCCGCGAGGACGGAATCGCCTTGCCATCACCGCGGGTCACCTCATCGACCACGGCGAAGTGGGCCCACAATAAGCAGAACACCACAAAAGCGATCAAGCCCCAAATGGTCAGGCGCACCACTCGCGGGGCATCCTCAATCAAGGCTTTGTTAACCTCGGGCAGCGGTTCATCGCCAAGCTCATTGTCACTGCCAAAATAGGCGGCAATAGCCTGCCGCAGGCTCTTCTTCTCGGGCACTTTAGCTGACACTGATCTGCCCCTTTTTCAACGCTTCCATCACGCTGCTTTTTGGCCCGTCGGCGATGATCTGCCCGCGATCAACAATTATCAGCCGGTCGACCAGGCTGAGCATCGAGGCCCGGTGGGTGACCAGTAATAGGGTCTTGCTGCCGATTACCGCAGACAAACGCTGCTTGAGGCGCTCTTCACCGGTGTTATCCATGGAGCTGGTCGGCTCATCGAGCAGCAGAATAGGCGGATCGAGTAACAGCGCGCGCGCCAGAGCCACGTTCTGCCGCTGGCCGCCAGAGAGGTTCTGGCCACGCTCACCGACCTGCAGCTCATAGCCCTTCGGGTGCAGACGGACAAACTCGTGCACACCCGCCAACTCGGAGGCCTGCAACACCAGCTCGTCCTCCACATAGCGCGCACCGGACACCAGGTTGTCACGCAAGGTGCCGCTAAACAGCTGAATGTCCTGTGGCACATAACCGATGTTGTGCCGCAGGTCACTGACATCCAGCTGGCGTACGTCGATGCCGTCGACCAGCAAACTGCCGCCATCGGGCTGATACAGCCCCACAATCAGCTTGGCCAACGAGCTTTTACCCGAGCCGCTACGGCCAATGATGCCAATCTTCTCGCCAGGGCGAACGATCAGGTTGATGCCCTGCAGGGCAGCCTGCTGCTGATCCGGATAATGAAAGTCCAGCTGACGAAACTCGATGGCACCTTGCAGCGACTGGCGCTTGAGCGGGCGCTCATCGGCCTGACGCTCCTGCGGCAACTCCATCATCTGATTGACGGAATCGAGGGTGATCTTGGCCTGCTGATAACGGGTGAGCAAACCGGAAATCTGCGTCAACGGCCCTAAAGCGCGACTGCTCAGCATGTAGCAGGCAATCAGCCCGCCCATGCTCAGGTTGCCGTCGATAATCTGGTACACACCCAGCACGATGACGATCACCCCGGCGAGTTGCTGCAGCAGCATGGTCGAGTTCATCGCCAGGCTGGAAAGCATGCGCGCGCGCAGCTCCAGACGACTGAGGGTGCCAATGGTTTGCTCCCAAACGTACTGGCGCTCACTCTCGGCATTGTTGACCTTGACTGCATCCAGCCCCGCCAGGCTCTCAATCAGGCTCGACTGGCGCTCAGCCGCCAGGGCCATGGTGCGCTGCATGGTTTCCGCCAGCGGGCGCTGCAAGCTCCAGCCGATCAGGGCTACCAATGGAAAAGCCAGCACCGGAACCCACACCAGATGCCCACCGATCATCGCGATCACCGCGAGAATCAACAGGGTAAACGGCAGGTCGATGACGCTGGCCAAGGTCAGCGAGGCGAGAAAATCGCGTAGGCTCTGAAACTCATGAATATTCTGCGCAAAGCTGCCCACTCGCGCCGGCCGAAACTTCATGGCCATGCCGGCAATACGCTCGAACAGCGTGGCGGAAATAATCAGGTCGGTCTTCTTGCCCGCCAGATCCAAGCAAAGACCGCGCAGGGTTTTCAGCAGTAGATCGAAGCAGAACACCCCGGCGATGCCAATCGCCAATACCCAGAGCGTGGCTTCGGCTTGGTTCGGTACCACGCGGTCGTAGACGTTCATCACGAACAGCGGCGTGGCCAGGCCAATCAGGTTAATCAGAAAACTCGCCGCAATGGCATCGATATACAACCAGCGTGAACGCTTGAGGGTGTCGCGAAACCAGGAGGTGGCGCGCGGAATCAACTCACCCCGGTTGAAATCAAACTTGTGCAACGGCTGGGCAAAGAACACCTGCCCGCTGTACTCCTCAGCCAGCGCTTCGGCACTGACATGCACCTCACCCCCTTCACTTTCGCTGGGCATGATGCGTGCCCGACCCTGGTCATCCCAGCCCAACAGGATGGCACTGCGACCATC includes:
- a CDS encoding enoyl-CoA hydratase → MSHAIEPYNPGMFDLTHKITVEKHGHTALITINNPPANTWDRDSLIGLKQLVEHLNRDDDIYALVITGQGGKFFSAGADLKLFADGDKARARKMARRFGEAFEALRDFRGVSIAALNGYAMGGGLECALACDIRIAERQAQMALPEATVGLLPCAGGTQNLSWLIGEGWAKRMILCGERLDAETALRIGLVEQVVDSGEARGHALLLAAKVARQSPVAVRTIKPLIQGARERSPNTWLAEERERFVDLFDADDTREGVNAFLEKREPQWRNK
- a CDS encoding enoyl-CoA hydratase/isomerase family protein; protein product: MNVQFEERPAQHGYRIGIASLDAEKSLNALSLPMIEALDAKLKDWAEDPGIACVMLRGNGPKAFCAGGDVVQLVHQCREHPGEIPPLARRFFADEYRLDHRIHTYPKPFICWAHGHVLGGGMGLMQGAGIRIVTPTSRLGMPEVNIGLYPDVGGSWFLARLPGKLGLFLGLTASSINARDALDLDLADRVLLDSQQDDLLDSLAQLNWQEQSAQQLHSLLKALEDQAQGELPEAQWLPRRARLDELLDSADLPHAWHAISALQEDSDPLLARAAKTLAGGCPLTGHLVWEQIKRAKQLSLAEVFRMEYAMSLNCCRHPEFPEGVRSRLIDKDHAPQWHWPDVANIPDAVIEAHFAPAWDGEHPLAGL
- the mmsB gene encoding 3-hydroxyisobutyrate dehydrogenase translates to MNKIAFIGLGHMGLPMARNLLKAGFNLSVFDLVKAAMDELAMEGAQPASSALDAVQGANLVVSMLPASRHVEGLYLGDNGLLAALKPGSLVLECSTIAPESARKVHQAAHERGIELLDAPVSGGTAGAAAGTLTFMIGGAAATLEKARTIFDAMGKNIFHAGPAGAGQVAKVCNNQVLAVQMIATAEAMAMGVANGLEPAVLAEIMRQSSGGNWTLEKYNPWPGVMENAPASKGYSGGFMAELMAKDLGLAQEAAQASGSSTPMGALALQLYRLLLKQGKGKQDFSVVQQLFVE
- a CDS encoding HlyD family type I secretion periplasmic adaptor subunit, with protein sequence MRQAIAAYFGSDNELGDEPLPEVNKALIEDAPRVVRLTIWGLIAFVVFCLLWAHFAVVDEVTRGDGKAIPSSRLQKIQNLEGGIVAELFVREGQIVDAGAPLLRLDDTRFASNVGETEADRLAMLLRVERLSAEVQERELQITDEIRQKAPTQADNEIALFNSRKAQLRNELAGLQEQLIQRRQELREFASKQGQFRNSLSLLRQEIQISEPLVSQGAISRVEVLRLKRAEVEARGQLEATTLAMPRAEAAIKEVERKIDETRGRFRSEALTQLNETRTDLSKVQSTGKALEDRVNRTLVTSPVRGIVKQLLVNTIGGVIQPGSDLVEIVPLDENLLVEARIRPQDIAFLHPGQEAMVKFTAYDYTIYGGLKAELEQIGADTVTDDDGNSFYVIKLRTNKSHLGSEEHPLLIIPGMVASVDIITGKKSVLSYLLKPIIRARAEALRER
- a CDS encoding type I secretion system permease/ATPase, with the translated sequence MAVDPSQMQARSDPRDRYDDPLLDSLLSLCSLHQKSVSRAMLTAGLPLPDQRLNAELMPRAAARAGLQGRWLRRGLEKIPALAMPALLLLHDGRSAILLGWDDQGRARIMPSESEGGEVHVSAEALAEEYSGQVFFAQPLHKFDFNRGELIPRATSWFRDTLKRSRWLYIDAIAASFLINLIGLATPLFVMNVYDRVVPNQAEATLWVLAIGIAGVFCFDLLLKTLRGLCLDLAGKKTDLIISATLFERIAGMAMKFRPARVGSFAQNIHEFQSLRDFLASLTLASVIDLPFTLLILAVIAMIGGHLVWVPVLAFPLVALIGWSLQRPLAETMQRTMALAAERQSSLIESLAGLDAVKVNNAESERQYVWEQTIGTLSRLELRARMLSSLAMNSTMLLQQLAGVIVIVLGVYQIIDGNLSMGGLIACYMLSSRALGPLTQISGLLTRYQQAKITLDSVNQMMELPQERQADERPLKRQSLQGAIEFRQLDFHYPDQQQAALQGINLIVRPGEKIGIIGRSGSGKSSLAKLIVGLYQPDGGSLLVDGIDVRQLDVSDLRHNIGYVPQDIQLFSGTLRDNLVSGARYVEDELVLQASELAGVHEFVRLHPKGYELQVGERGQNLSGGQRQNVALARALLLDPPILLLDEPTSSMDNTGEERLKQRLSAVIGSKTLLLVTHRASMLSLVDRLIIVDRGQIIADGPKSSVMEALKKGQISVS